One Helicobacter cetorum MIT 00-7128 DNA window includes the following coding sequences:
- the rimO gene encoding 30S ribosomal protein S12 methylthiotransferase RimO gives MQVKENKQLCLISLGCSKNLVDSEVMLGKLYNYTLTNDTKNADVIVINTCGFIESAKQESIQTILNAAKDKKDNAILIASGCLSERYKDEIKELIPEVDIFTGVGDYDKIDVLIAKKQNQFSEQVFLSEHYNARIITGSSIHAYTKISEGCNQKCSFCAIPSFKGKLHSRELDSILKEVEGLALKGYSDMTFIAQDSSSFLYDKGQKDGLIKLIQAIDKQQALKSARILYLYPSSTTIELIEAIANSPIFQNYFDMPIQHISDSMLKKMRRNSNKAHHLKLLNAMKQVKESFIRSTIIVGHPEENESEFEELSAFLDDFKFDRLNIFAFSAEENTHAYSLERVPKKIVNARIKALNKIALKHQHNSFKALLNKPIKALVEGKEGEYFYKARDLRWAPEVDGEILINDSELDSPLKPGHYIIMPSEFKDNILMAKVLSPL, from the coding sequence ATGCAAGTAAAAGAAAACAAACAACTTTGCTTGATTTCTCTAGGTTGTTCTAAAAACCTAGTGGATTCAGAAGTGATGTTAGGCAAGCTCTATAACTACACGCTCACTAATGACACTAAAAACGCCGATGTGATTGTGATTAATACTTGTGGCTTTATTGAAAGCGCTAAGCAAGAGAGTATTCAAACGATTTTAAATGCCGCTAAAGATAAAAAAGACAACGCCATTTTAATTGCAAGCGGGTGCTTGAGCGAACGCTATAAGGATGAAATCAAAGAGCTCATTCCTGAAGTGGATATTTTTACCGGTGTGGGCGATTATGACAAAATTGATGTGTTGATTGCTAAAAAACAAAATCAATTTAGCGAGCAAGTGTTTTTGAGCGAGCATTATAACGCCCGCATTATCACTGGCTCTAGTATCCATGCTTACACTAAAATCTCTGAAGGCTGTAATCAAAAATGTTCTTTTTGTGCTATTCCTAGCTTTAAGGGAAAATTACATAGCAGAGAATTAGACTCCATTCTAAAAGAAGTAGAAGGTTTAGCTCTCAAAGGCTATAGTGATATGACCTTTATCGCTCAAGATTCTAGCTCATTTTTGTATGATAAGGGGCAAAAAGATGGGTTAATAAAGCTTATCCAAGCTATTGATAAGCAACAAGCCTTAAAAAGTGCACGCATTTTATATCTCTATCCATCTAGCACCACGATAGAGCTTATTGAAGCGATTGCAAATTCGCCTATTTTTCAAAACTATTTTGATATGCCTATACAGCATATTAGTGATTCTATGCTCAAAAAAATGCGTCGCAACTCTAATAAAGCACACCATCTAAAACTTTTAAATGCTATGAAACAGGTTAAAGAAAGCTTTATAAGAAGCACCATTATTGTAGGACACCCAGAGGAAAATGAGAGCGAATTTGAAGAATTAAGCGCATTTTTAGATGATTTTAAATTTGATAGATTAAATATCTTTGCTTTTAGTGCTGAAGAGAATACGCATGCCTATTCTTTAGAAAGAGTGCCTAAAAAAATTGTGAATGCTCGCATTAAAGCCTTAAATAAAATTGCTTTAAAACACCAACATAATTCTTTTAAGGCTTTGTTGAATAAACCTATCAAGGCGTTAGTTGAAGGTAAGGAAGGTGAGTATTTTTACAAAGCAAGGGATTTGAGATGGGCACCTGAAGTAGATGGCGAAATTTTAATCAATGATAGCGAACTAGATTCCCCTTTAAAACCCGGGCATTATATAATTATGCCTAGTGAATTTAAAGACAATATTTTAATGGCTAAGGT
- a CDS encoding phosphoribosyltransferase, with amino-acid sequence MHYSYETFLHDSLELAKQIEQNCGVPEAIVCVMRGGMTLTHFLSLYWDLREVYGINAISYDTTNQQNALKIENIPTIKEPLNKILVVDEIVDSGNSLEAVLKVLQDKHPKKRFYSASLFQKTSAKYKASAFLKDAPEWIDFFWEVDLKNLKSL; translated from the coding sequence ATGCATTATTCTTACGAGACTTTTTTACATGATAGTTTAGAGTTGGCTAAACAGATAGAACAAAATTGCGGTGTGCCAGAGGCGATTGTCTGTGTCATGCGAGGGGGCATGACTTTAACGCATTTTTTGAGTTTGTATTGGGATTTGAGAGAAGTTTATGGCATTAATGCGATTTCTTATGACACCACAAATCAACAAAACGCTCTTAAAATTGAAAATATTCCTACTATCAAAGAGCCTTTAAATAAAATCTTAGTGGTAGATGAAATCGTAGATAGCGGTAATTCTTTAGAAGCGGTGCTTAAAGTCTTGCAAGATAAGCACCCTAAGAAAAGGTTTTATAGTGCGAGTTTGTTTCAAAAGACAAGTGCCAAATACAAAGCTAGTGCGTTTTTAAAAGACGCTCCTGAGTGGATTGACTTCTTTTGGGAAGTGGATTTAAAAAATTTAAAAAGCCTTTAA
- a CDS encoding pyridoxal-phosphate-dependent aminotransferase family protein: protein MLLFTPGPVAISEEMRTSFSQKMPHHRTKDFENIFQNVRENLKKMIGLEEILLLNSSGTGAMEASVLSLCKQELLFVNAGKFGERFGKIAKAHSIKTHELVYEWDTPAKVDEVLNTLKANPNIDTFCIQVCESSGGLRHPVEKIASTIKEYNKDIFIIVDAITALGVEPLDITHIDALIGGSQKAFMLPPGMSLIALSQKATERIEERNVGFYFNLKSELKNQRNNTTSYTAPILHTLGLERYFELVKNLGGFEILYKETKKVALATQMAIKALDLKIFPKNPSLSMTTIFNEHAKALRKILKEKYKVQFAGGQDVYKDTLIRINHMGIIPLYETCYVLNALELALNDLGLRAFNGIANTTFLKQYYEI, encoded by the coding sequence ATGTTGCTTTTTACCCCAGGTCCTGTGGCAATTAGTGAAGAAATGCGCACAAGCTTTTCTCAAAAAATGCCCCACCATCGCACCAAAGATTTTGAAAATATTTTTCAAAATGTGCGAGAAAATTTAAAAAAAATGATAGGTTTAGAAGAAATTTTACTTCTAAATAGTAGCGGAACAGGTGCGATGGAAGCGAGTGTGCTTTCATTATGTAAGCAAGAATTACTTTTTGTCAATGCCGGTAAATTTGGCGAAAGGTTTGGCAAAATTGCAAAAGCTCATTCTATTAAGACTCATGAATTAGTTTATGAATGGGATACTCCAGCTAAAGTAGATGAAGTATTAAACACTCTTAAAGCTAACCCTAATATTGATACCTTTTGCATTCAAGTATGCGAGTCTAGTGGGGGGTTACGCCACCCTGTTGAAAAAATCGCTTCAACAATCAAAGAATACAATAAGGATATTTTTATTATTGTAGATGCTATTACGGCTCTTGGAGTTGAGCCACTAGATATAACGCATATTGACGCACTCATTGGGGGGAGTCAAAAGGCGTTCATGCTACCCCCTGGCATGAGTTTAATCGCTCTAAGTCAAAAAGCCACTGAGCGCATAGAAGAGCGTAATGTGGGATTTTATTTCAATCTAAAGAGCGAATTAAAAAACCAAAGAAATAACACCACCAGTTATACCGCTCCGATTTTACACACCTTAGGTTTAGAGCGTTATTTTGAATTAGTTAAAAATTTAGGGGGTTTTGAGATTCTTTATAAAGAGACAAAAAAAGTCGCCCTAGCCACTCAAATGGCTATCAAAGCTTTAGATTTAAAGATTTTTCCAAAAAATCCCAGCCTAAGCATGACAACTATCTTTAATGAGCATGCCAAAGCATTGCGAAAAATTTTAAAAGAAAAATACAAGGTGCAATTTGCTGGCGGGCAAGATGTTTATAAAGACACACTTATTCGTATCAATCATATGGGAATCATTCCACTTTATGAAACCTGTTATGTTTTAAATGCTCTAGAATTAGCCCTAAATGACTTAGGCTTAAGGGCTTTTAATGGCATTGCTAACACAACCTTTTTAAAACAATACTATGAAATTTAA
- a CDS encoding phosphatidylglycerophosphatase A: MNRYGWRACFLTLFFVGYSKKAPGTMGSLVALFLGLPILFFSPNTLFLSAILIGLIAIRKIDEEERLTQMHDSSYIVIDELVGMWLAMAITKFSLLGIILSFIFFRLYDIKKPSLIGKIDKEVKGGLGVVGDDALAGVLAGLSVLVLLKILSLFGFIE; encoded by the coding sequence ATGAATAGATATGGATGGCGTGCATGTTTTTTGACCCTCTTTTTTGTGGGTTATTCTAAAAAAGCTCCGGGAACTATGGGAAGTTTAGTAGCTTTATTTTTGGGGCTACCTATTTTATTTTTTTCGCCTAATACGCTGTTTTTAAGTGCTATTTTAATAGGACTTATTGCAATTAGAAAGATTGATGAAGAAGAACGACTAACCCAAATGCATGACAGCTCTTATATTGTTATAGATGAATTAGTAGGCATGTGGCTTGCTATGGCTATTACTAAATTTTCACTTCTTGGAATTATTCTAAGTTTTATTTTCTTTAGGCTCTATGATATTAAAAAGCCCTCACTTATTGGCAAGATAGACAAAGAAGTTAAAGGGGGTTTAGGGGTTGTGGGCGATGATGCACTAGCTGGTGTGTTAGCGGGATTAAGCGTGCTAGTATTGTTAAAAATATTAAGCCTATTTGGTTTTATTGAATAA
- a CDS encoding D-alanine--D-alanine ligase, with product MELCVLFGGASFEHEISVVSAIALKEVLKDSIKHFIFLNEEHEFYLIDKENMHSEYFANFKEKKLAPLQLCKKGLFKSAFFGNKKVELPLVINLVHGNDGEDGKLASLLDFYHIAFIGPRIESSVLSYNKYLTKLYAESVGVNVLPYVVLNENNAYKNALEIILKKFAFPFIIKPINAGSSLGVSVVREEKELAYALDCAFEYSKEVLVEPFISGVKEYNLAGCKIKQASEQDFYFSYIEEPSKQDFLDFEQKYLDFSRTKAPKAQISSSLEEGLKKAFRDLYGDLFEGALIRCDFFEIDNKIYLNEINPIPGSLANYLFEDFKKVLKCLAQSLPKPPKVQVKNSYLLQIQKNK from the coding sequence TTGGAGTTGTGCGTATTATTTGGTGGGGCAAGTTTTGAGCATGAAATTAGTGTGGTGAGTGCGATTGCGCTTAAAGAGGTGCTCAAAGATTCTATTAAACATTTTATCTTTTTGAACGAAGAGCATGAATTTTATTTGATTGATAAAGAAAACATGCATTCAGAATATTTTGCTAATTTCAAAGAGAAAAAGTTAGCCCCTTTGCAATTATGCAAAAAAGGTCTGTTTAAAAGCGCATTCTTTGGGAATAAAAAAGTTGAACTTCCTTTAGTCATCAATCTAGTGCATGGAAATGATGGCGAAGATGGGAAACTAGCAAGTTTGTTAGACTTCTATCATATTGCTTTTATAGGCCCTAGAATTGAATCAAGTGTGTTAAGTTATAATAAATACTTAACTAAACTTTATGCAGAGAGCGTGGGCGTAAATGTTTTGCCTTATGTGGTGCTTAATGAAAATAACGCTTATAAAAATGCTTTAGAGATTATTCTTAAAAAGTTCGCTTTCCCTTTCATTATAAAGCCTATCAATGCGGGTAGTTCGCTAGGAGTAAGCGTAGTAAGAGAAGAAAAAGAATTAGCATATGCTTTGGATTGTGCGTTTGAATATTCTAAAGAAGTTTTAGTAGAGCCTTTTATAAGCGGTGTAAAAGAATATAATTTGGCGGGCTGTAAGATTAAGCAAGCAAGCGAGCAAGATTTTTATTTTTCTTACATTGAAGAGCCTAGCAAACAAGATTTTTTAGATTTTGAGCAAAAATATTTAGATTTTTCACGCACTAAAGCTCCAAAAGCTCAAATCTCTAGTTCTTTAGAAGAGGGCTTGAAAAAAGCCTTTAGGGATTTGTATGGAGATTTGTTTGAGGGGGCTTTGATTAGGTGTGATTTTTTTGAGATAGACAATAAAATCTATTTGAATGAAATCAACCCAATTCCCGGAAGTTTAGCTAATTATTTGTTTGAAGATTTTAAGAAAGTTTTAAAATGTCTAGCTCAATCTTTACCAAAACCCCCTAAAGTTCAAGTGAAAAATTCTTACTTATTGCAAATTCAAAAGAATAAATAA
- a CDS encoding alpha/beta fold hydrolase, with amino-acid sequence MAKRTIRYLDNDFDIAYTLIDNKSALNAVFLHGWGSSRDIMQRAFQKSFSKYNHLYIDLPGFNQSPNTEKILETKDYANIIDLFLESLNYKAHLAFGHSFGGKVALLCKNERLVLLSSAGILEPKPLKVRLKIALAKVFKKLGLNLSFLKSKDAQGLNKAMYETFKKVVCEDFTPYFKACQKEVWLFWGKDDKATPLSSAKRMHALIKDSKLVVLEGEHFFFLNQAKKIEHLMEKECKSLIG; translated from the coding sequence ATGGCTAAACGCACCATTAGATATTTAGATAATGATTTTGATATTGCCTATACTCTTATAGATAATAAAAGTGCTTTGAATGCTGTATTTTTGCATGGTTGGGGGAGTAGCAGGGATATTATGCAAAGAGCGTTTCAAAAAAGTTTTTCAAAATACAATCATTTATATATAGATTTGCCCGGCTTTAATCAAAGTCCCAATACTGAAAAAATCCTAGAAACTAAAGATTACGCCAATATCATTGATTTGTTTTTAGAGAGCCTTAATTATAAAGCGCATTTAGCCTTTGGGCATAGCTTTGGCGGAAAGGTGGCGCTATTGTGCAAAAATGAGCGTTTAGTTTTATTAAGCAGCGCAGGAATTTTAGAGCCTAAACCCTTAAAAGTGCGTTTAAAAATTGCTTTAGCTAAAGTGTTTAAAAAATTAGGGTTAAATTTAAGTTTTTTAAAGAGTAAAGATGCTCAAGGTTTAAATAAGGCTATGTATGAGACTTTTAAAAAGGTGGTTTGCGAGGATTTTACGCCCTATTTTAAAGCATGTCAAAAAGAAGTTTGGCTGTTTTGGGGAAAGGACGATAAAGCAACACCTTTAAGTTCTGCTAAGCGCATGCATGCGTTGATAAAAGATAGTAAGTTGGTGGTTTTAGAGGGAGAGCATTTCTTTTTTTTAAACCAAGCTAAGAAAATAGAACATTTGATGGAGAAGGAATGCAAGAGCTTAATTGGATAG